In the Pedobacter cryoconitis genome, TCAATACCCAGCTGGTGTTTTGTGTAAATACTTCTGCTTTTTTCTGATCATCGGAAAAGATGACACTTGCTATTGAAGTTCTATCCATGCTTCTTAATTTGATAGGCAATTCAAGCACAAGGATACATCCTTTTTTAAGATTACTCCATTGATATTGATTGCCCGCAGACAGTCTGCACCGCTGATCATCGGCATCTGATTTTACTGCGGTGATTGGGGTCAAAAACTGCGATAACACATCTTTAGTGCTTTTTCCAAAAGAACGTTCTCCTTTAAAACGCACATTATCAATTTTCCAGGCCCCATTCTCTTTAATCAATTCAATATCGTCTTTCCAACTCTCGCTGCCGATCTTGCTATTGGTAAATTCGAGTTGAACAGTGGCTTTATTGTCATAAATAGTAGTTCTGCCAATCTCATAAGAAGTGAAACTTTCTGATAGGCTGGTGAAAATATCGCCTTCAATCTTATTCGGCTTATCTGTTGATTTTAAAGCGCTGAGTTCTTCGACAGATTTGACTTCTTCTGCAATCGCTTTGTCTACTAAAGCGGATAAACCAGCGGAGAGTAAGTTTTTATTCACCTCTTCAAACGGCCCTTTGTGGTGATCATAGAAAGCATTAATCACTTTGTTAATCTCATTATTTTTGAAAGGATTGCAACTGAGTAAGAGCGTTGTTACGATCAATGATAACAGGATTTTTAATTTCATATAATTATTTTTTTTAAGTTTAGAGCGCTGCTAAAACGACTTTTATAATTCTGTAAACGCGATTCGGTTGCTATACCCCTATCTCGAGCAATAAATTAATATCCGTTATCGTGAAAGAGGCTCAAAACTGAGTTTGAAAATATCCGGGAACAATACTTGCGCTGAGGGGATGGAATACCAGGATTAATACACAGTCTTTAATGGTAAACTAAAATTAAGCTGATCCCTGCAAATGAGAAACCTGTTTTGGTGAGCCGGGATAAATCACTAAGTTTAAAAAAATATTTAAATAGTTCTTTTTAAAATCGGCGAATGCACGCGTTTATTATCACATTATCAATTCTTCTGCTCTCTTTTACTTTACTATCAATTGTCAAACACGACTATTGGACTTTCCGGATTTTCGATTATCCAAGGTTGCAAAAGCTGGTACTTTCTATTATTTGTTTACTCCTGATTATCTTTTTTTACCATGGACAACTGCTGTATTATTGGTTGCTGATTGGTTTAGTCACGTTGAATATTGGCTATCTTTTTATACAAATTGTCCCCTTCACTCCGCTGGGGAAAAAGCAAGTAATCCGTGTAACAACAGCTATTCCAACGCAGAGTCTGAGTATTATGATTGCTAATGTTTATCAGGACAATACCAATTCAAAGGGCTGTCTGCAGGAAATACATAAAAATGACCCTGACCTTGTCCTGCTATTAGAGACTAACCAACGCTGGGATACCGAAACAAGGGAACTGGAAAACACCTATAAGTTCCATGTTCGCATACCACTGGAAAATACTTATGGCATGCTTTTGTATTCCAAACTGGAATTGATAGCGTCAGAAATTCTTTACCTCGTAGAAAAAGATATTCCGTCTATTCATACCGGTGTTATGCTTAAAAATGGAATGCGGATTCAGTTATATGCGTTACACCCAACTCCACCTGTACCTAATGAAAACCCAAGATCAACTGAAAGAGATCAGGAATTGCTGCTCACTGCAGATCTTGCGCAGAAATGTAAAGATCCCGTGATTGTTATTGGCGATATGAATGATGTAGCGTGGAGTTATACAACGGAGCTATTTTTAAAAATGAGTGGCTTGTTAGACCCAAGAAGAGGGAGAGGATTTTTCAATTCCTTTCATGCACATTATCCAATTATGCGTTTTCCACTAGACCATGCTTTTATCTCTACAGACTTTAAACTAAAGCAAATCAAACGCCTGGCAAATTTTGATTCCGATCATTTCCCAATTTATATCGATCTTCAATATGAGAAAAAGGCCTCCCTTCAACAAGAGGCAATGGAACCAGATGCTGAAGATATAGCGATTGCAGCAGAAAAGAAAGCATATATTACCAGTGATTAAGCGTAAATTACCAGTACATGGAATCTAATGATGTAAAAATATCCCGCAAAAAACCAATTTTCCCAGTTACCCCTGCTTTGCAGAAGTACCTGAGAACCTATCAGCGGGATTCAAAACTTCCGATTACTTACAATGATTTGTTAGTCTTTGACGAAGCTTATCCAATTATGGATAAGTATGGAAAAGACTCACTTTGGGAAGGGCCTATTTATCCCGCAGAACGGATTGAGCAGCTGCATAATGGCTTGAAGGTCATTTACGCCAATTTAAAAGCATCTGGTAATCTGCGTATTGTACAGCATAAGTACATTGAGAGAATTGAATACTGCACCTTTGGGAATACACATCCTTTCCGGATTAAAATTGTAAACCGTCTAAATGATGTATACGACTATTTTTATGTTAAAAAAGCTGATGCATCACGGATTTATGGACTTGAACTGGAAGAAATCCTGTCTCCAAACCAGGTCAATTATCTTGTGGATGGAGAAACATTGATTGAAGAGCATGTGGCTGGAATACCAGGAGATGTTTTCGCAAAAATGTATTTACATAATCCAGAATACAATCCTACGCGTATAGCGAAGGAATTTGTAAAATTCAACGAACGCTGTTTAGTTATGTTATTAGGCGATATGCGGGCTTATAATTTCGTAGTACAGATTACGCCAGATTTTGACGACATCCAGTTCCGGATCAGGGCTATTGACTTTGACCAGCAATTTTATGAAGGAAATATCAAAGTATACCTTGCGCAGTTCTTTAAAGAGAACCTTCCATATGTAAAGATGTGTATGGAGCAATTATCTGATAAGACCTTTCTGCAATACCAGCAGGAAGAGAAGTCTTCAATACTACATCGCGTTCGTAGTGAGCGGCATCGTTTAACAGATTTGCGGGATGTATCCAATACCGAGATATTAACTACACCAGAAAACATAGCCTCTTTGAAAAAAGGAATGTCCGAACACTTTGCTGACCTGAACTATTTAAACTGCAATACCATGACTGATATCGTAGAATTGAATATTAAGAATATCATCAGGCAGGTGAAATTATAAGGACACTTAATGATTTGAATCCAGCACCAGTTTGCTCCATCCCCCTTCCCCACTGGCTTTTAATTCCTTTTTACGTTCTTCCAGGATCTTCTGCATTTTACTATTATAAGCCCAGCATGTACTTTGCCTGATGAGCAATAATCCGGAAAGCTTATGAGAAGAAATCT is a window encoding:
- a CDS encoding endonuclease/exonuclease/phosphatase family protein codes for the protein MHAFIITLSILLLSFTLLSIVKHDYWTFRIFDYPRLQKLVLSIICLLLIIFFYHGQLLYYWLLIGLVTLNIGYLFIQIVPFTPLGKKQVIRVTTAIPTQSLSIMIANVYQDNTNSKGCLQEIHKNDPDLVLLLETNQRWDTETRELENTYKFHVRIPLENTYGMLLYSKLELIASEILYLVEKDIPSIHTGVMLKNGMRIQLYALHPTPPVPNENPRSTERDQELLLTADLAQKCKDPVIVIGDMNDVAWSYTTELFLKMSGLLDPRRGRGFFNSFHAHYPIMRFPLDHAFISTDFKLKQIKRLANFDSDHFPIYIDLQYEKKASLQQEAMEPDAEDIAIAAEKKAYITSD
- a CDS encoding DUF3828 domain-containing protein, which encodes MKLKILLSLIVTTLLLSCNPFKNNEINKVINAFYDHHKGPFEEVNKNLLSAGLSALVDKAIAEEVKSVEELSALKSTDKPNKIEGDIFTSLSESFTSYEIGRTTIYDNKATVQLEFTNSKIGSESWKDDIELIKENGAWKIDNVRFKGERSFGKSTKDVLSQFLTPITAVKSDADDQRCRLSAGNQYQWSNLKKGCILVLELPIKLRSMDRTSIASVIFSDDQKKAEVFTQNTSWVLNKKSLTAYESEFSDKGVFLEKRNNVWRLGALKDGKTIYSGYVE